In Aquificaceae bacterium, the genomic stretch TTTTAACCATAGGTCAGTATTACCAGCCTTCAAAAGAACACCATCCAGTGGTTAAATACTACACAGAGGAGGAGTTCAAAACCCTTGAAGAGCTGGCATACGGTTTAGGTTTTAAAAAGGTGGCAAGCGGACCTAATGTGAGAAGCTCCTACAAAGCATGGGAACTTGCATAATTACTCACCCTTTGCCTCCTTAAGAGCCTGTTTTATGTCTTGGTCTGCCCTAAGGAATATTTCTGCGTTTTCCTTGCTAAGATGCCTTCCATAGGTCTTAAGCAGGAAGGGTATGTTTATGTAGCCAGTAATAACTTTTCCATCCTTTTCGTATAGATACACTCTACAGGGTGCGAGAGTCCCAAATTGAGGTATGTCCTTGAGTATGGCTTCACCGTAGCTAAGATTACATGCAAGGAATATGGAAAACTTGGGACTATCCTCTCTTATATCCATTATGTCCAAGATGTTCATATTCACCCCATCAAGAGCTGTTTTGTAAAGGGTTTTAAAGGTGTCAAAGTCAAGACCTTCTATAACATCCTCGTGGACAAGGTCTTCTTTCATGGCAGGGACTTGAGGGATTGCCGGCTTGTTGGTGCTTACAGAAGCGAGGGCTGAATGAAGCCTGCGATATACTTGGCTTATAATTCTTCTTTCAGAGAGGGTTAGGTTATCTCTGTAGCGAGTAAGGAAGACTTGATGATTTAAAACCGTTGCTTTTATCCTGCCTCCCTC encodes the following:
- a CDS encoding DUF302 domain-containing protein codes for the protein MLKFILFLLLPLFTFAMDPLRVMYITYNLKERDFKAGVESVRKSMEAQGLKVLRTLTISDAIRARGNETFRNYYVVFGCEFDGMGDILLKAPALSNIVPCSVAVYEEGGRIKATVLNHQVFLTRYRDNLTLSERRIISQVYRRLHSALASVSTNKPAIPQVPAMKEDLVHEDVIEGLDFDTFKTLYKTALDGVNMNILDIMDIREDSPKFSIFLACNLSYGEAILKDIPQFGTLAPCRVYLYEKDGKVITGYINIPFLLKTYGRHLSKENAEIFLRADQDIKQALKEAKGE